The Streptomyces vinaceus genome contains the following window.
GGCATGGTGCTGGACCGGCTCGGCGTCGAACACGCCGTGGCCGTCGGCCACTCCAGCGGTGGCGTCGTCGCCACCGCTCTCGCCGAACAACGCCCCGCTCTGGTCAGCGCGCTCGTTCTCATCAACACCGGCCCCGCCCTGGACGCCCTGCGCGCACCGGAGACCGGGGCTATGGACCTCACACAATGGCCGCCGACCGACGAGCAGCTCCGTGCGTTCGCCTCCACCGCCGTCAGCCGCCCGGGATACCAGATTCCGGAGGTCCTCCTCGACGACGTGCGCGGCATGACCCTCCACACGCTCGCCGCGACGACGCATGCCATCCGCTCCTACCTCCAGGAGCAGCCGCTGCCCAACCGGCTGACGGTCCTGGGCAAGCCCCTCCTGGTCCTCTTCGGCGAGGCCGACCGCCGATGGCGGTCCTCCTCCGCGGCCGACTACCTCAAGGTCCCGGGCGCCAAGGTCGAGTTGCTGCCCGGTCTCGGGCACTCGCCGCTGCTGGAGGATCCGCAGCGGACGGCCGGAAAGCTGCTGGCATTCACCGCGCCGCGCC
Protein-coding sequences here:
- a CDS encoding alpha/beta fold hydrolase, which gives rise to MTASEQDPPVRGRGAADGDSIVSLDDGDIHVRQDGPRGAPALLLVHGSASSTRSWDAMAPLLTGAHRVIRIDLLGHGRSAQPARSGYAVPDQARRAGMVLDRLGVEHAVAVGHSSGGVVATALAEQRPALVSALVLINTGPALDALRAPETGAMDLTQWPPTDEQLRAFASTAVSRPGYQIPEVLLDDVRGMTLHTLAATTHAIRSYLQEQPLPNRLTVLGKPLLVLFGEADRRWRSSSAADYLKVPGAKVELLPGLGHSPLLEDPQRTAGKLLAFTAPRPARTD